From Gemmatimonadota bacterium, the proteins below share one genomic window:
- a CDS encoding bile acid:sodium symporter family protein produces MGLIIDVGLPLALAFIMLGLGLGLTFDDFARVVRQPRDFAVGALSQVVLLPAVAFVLASVWPLAPELALGLMIIAAAPGGATSNILTAFARGDVALSISLTAVISLASVITIPVIVVFAYGQFIGEAAEKDISVAGAALGVFLIVAVPVLIGLVIRRFAEGFALRFEPAARKVSAVLLMLVLAGAIYDQRANIVPYFAQAGAVTLVLNLLMMTLAWFLARMFASGPTQRTAIAIECGLQNGTLAIAVAVALFGGGLATMPAATYSLIMFATALIYIAVLRRGA; encoded by the coding sequence ATGGGGTTAATTATCGACGTCGGGCTGCCGCTGGCGCTCGCCTTCATCATGCTCGGTCTTGGGCTCGGGCTCACCTTCGACGATTTCGCCCGGGTGGTGCGCCAGCCGCGCGACTTCGCGGTGGGTGCCCTCTCACAGGTCGTCCTGCTGCCGGCGGTTGCCTTCGTCCTCGCCAGCGTCTGGCCGCTGGCGCCGGAGCTCGCGTTGGGCCTGATGATCATCGCCGCCGCGCCGGGCGGCGCGACCTCCAATATCCTGACCGCGTTTGCGCGCGGCGATGTCGCGCTGTCGATCTCGCTGACCGCGGTGATCAGTCTGGCAAGCGTGATCACCATTCCGGTCATCGTGGTCTTCGCCTACGGGCAGTTCATCGGCGAGGCGGCGGAGAAGGACATATCGGTCGCCGGCGCCGCACTCGGCGTTTTCCTGATCGTCGCCGTTCCGGTGCTGATCGGTCTTGTCATCCGCCGCTTCGCGGAAGGCTTCGCACTTCGGTTCGAACCAGCAGCCCGCAAGGTCTCTGCGGTGCTGTTGATGCTCGTACTCGCCGGCGCGATCTACGATCAACGCGCCAACATCGTCCCCTATTTCGCGCAGGCCGGGGCGGTCACGCTCGTCCTAAACTTGCTGATGATGACGCTCGCCTGGTTTCTCGCCAGGATGTTCGCCTCCGGACCGACCCAGCGGACTGCCATTGCGATCGAATGCGGCCTCCAGAACGGGACGCTCGCGATCGCGGTCGCGGTTGCGCTGTTCGGCGGCGGGCTCGCGACCATGCCGGCGGCGACCTACAGCCTGATCATGTTCGCCACCGCGCTGATCTATATCGCCGTGCTGCGGCGGGGTGCCTGA
- the ftsH gene encoding ATP-dependent zinc metalloprotease FtsH, with the protein MKESRPGKEGPRARKPDASGQSRGNRQHAPRRTRTIVMWVLLALLSVVLVQFFSRNRSDEMEIGYSVFRNHLANGNVLSVTMLEKTIVGEFRNGVSTPVPGGRESLETRFKVEIPFEDPELIDELVRRNVTITARPKSAPWYTHLLTWLPLFLIIGLWIFIFRQMQGGQKGLFSMGKSQARLTGEREGVKFSEVAGVEEAKRDLQEVVEFLKHPDKFKRFGARLPKGVLLLGPPGTGKTLLARAVAGEAGVPFFTMSGADFMEMFVGVGASRVRDLFKQGKENAPCIIFIDELDAVGRHRGAGLGGGHDEREQTLNQMLVEMDGFEPNSGVVLIAATNRPDVLDPALLRPGRFDRHVTVDRPDVRGREQILQIKATDKPLAECVDLKTLARLTPGMSGADLENIVNEAALLAARVDHKQITMSDLERARDRIVMGSEHQLIMSEEERRTVAYHESGHAMTAALIPEIDSPHSVTIIPRGQALGITYAIPEEDQYLYSEAWCRGQIACLLAGQVAERIGMGDTFNGAGDDIKRATELARHMVCGWGMGELGPLALGNQEGEVFLGRELTRKRDYSNKTAVKVDEDIRRIMDSSRQRAESILTERADALHRMADALLEHETLHRDQVVRLLEGKTLESPARPEIHSEKSEVDAASRKEETRTGEDEKTPAPTPFKEPPLAAPGV; encoded by the coding sequence ATGAAGGAAAGCAGACCGGGGAAAGAGGGGCCGCGGGCCCGGAAGCCGGATGCGTCCGGCCAGAGCCGCGGAAACCGGCAACACGCGCCCCGGCGGACTCGGACCATCGTCATGTGGGTGCTCCTGGCCCTGCTGTCGGTGGTACTGGTACAATTCTTCAGCCGGAATCGTTCCGACGAGATGGAAATCGGCTATTCCGTTTTCCGGAACCACCTGGCCAACGGGAACGTCCTCAGCGTGACGATGCTCGAAAAGACCATCGTCGGCGAGTTCAGAAACGGGGTCAGTACGCCCGTCCCCGGCGGCCGGGAATCCCTGGAGACGCGGTTCAAGGTCGAGATTCCCTTCGAAGACCCCGAACTCATAGATGAACTGGTCCGGCGGAACGTCACGATTACCGCCCGGCCGAAGTCGGCTCCATGGTACACCCACCTGCTGACCTGGCTGCCCCTGTTCCTCATCATCGGACTGTGGATATTCATCTTTCGGCAGATGCAAGGCGGGCAGAAGGGGCTCTTTTCCATGGGCAAGAGCCAGGCCAGGCTTACCGGAGAGCGCGAAGGCGTAAAGTTCAGCGAGGTGGCCGGGGTCGAAGAGGCGAAGCGCGACCTCCAGGAGGTGGTGGAGTTCCTCAAGCATCCCGACAAGTTCAAGCGGTTCGGAGCACGCCTGCCCAAGGGCGTCCTCCTGCTGGGTCCGCCGGGTACGGGCAAGACCCTCCTGGCGCGCGCGGTTGCCGGTGAAGCGGGCGTGCCGTTCTTCACCATGAGCGGCGCCGATTTCATGGAAATGTTCGTGGGCGTCGGCGCGTCCCGGGTGCGGGACCTGTTTAAACAGGGCAAGGAAAACGCCCCCTGCATCATCTTCATCGACGAACTGGACGCGGTGGGCCGTCACCGTGGCGCGGGCCTGGGCGGGGGGCACGACGAGCGGGAGCAGACCCTGAACCAGATGCTCGTGGAAATGGACGGATTCGAACCCAACAGCGGAGTCGTCCTCATCGCCGCCACGAACCGGCCCGACGTGCTGGACCCGGCGCTGCTCAGGCCGGGACGGTTCGACCGGCACGTCACCGTAGATCGCCCGGACGTCAGGGGACGCGAACAGATTCTGCAGATCAAGGCGACGGACAAGCCCCTGGCGGAATGCGTCGACCTGAAGACACTGGCGAGGCTTACGCCGGGCATGTCGGGCGCTGACCTGGAGAACATCGTGAACGAGGCGGCGTTGCTCGCCGCGCGGGTAGATCACAAGCAGATCACCATGTCGGATCTGGAACGGGCCAGGGACCGCATCGTCATGGGCTCGGAACACCAGCTCATCATGTCGGAGGAAGAGCGCAGAACCGTCGCGTACCACGAAAGCGGCCACGCCATGACCGCCGCCCTGATCCCCGAGATCGACTCTCCGCACAGCGTTACCATCATTCCCCGTGGACAGGCCCTCGGCATCACCTACGCCATTCCCGAGGAAGACCAGTACCTGTATTCGGAAGCCTGGTGCCGGGGACAGATCGCCTGCCTGCTGGCCGGCCAGGTTGCGGAACGCATCGGGATGGGCGACACGTTCAACGGGGCCGGCGATGACATAAAGCGCGCGACGGAACTGGCGCGTCACATGGTCTGCGGGTGGGGGATGGGCGAACTGGGTCCGCTGGCCCTGGGAAACCAGGAAGGGGAGGTGTTCCTCGGACGCGAGCTCACCCGGAAGCGGGATTACAGCAACAAGACGGCCGTGAAAGTCGACGAAGACATACGACGGATCATGGATTCCTCCCGCCAGCGGGCGGAATCCATCCTCACGGAGCGGGCTGACGCCCTGCACCGCATGGCTGACGCCCTGCTCGAGCACGAAACGCTGCACCGGGACCAGGTGGTTCGTCTGCTTGAGGGGAAAACGCTGGAATCGCCCGCCAGGCCCGAGATCCATTCAGAGAAAAGCGAAGTGGATGCCGCCAGTCGAAAAGAGGAGACCCGCACCGGGGAAGACGAAAAAACGCCCGCTCCCACTCCTTTCAAGGAACCGCCGCTGGCCGCTCCCGGAGTCTGA
- the folP gene encoding dihydropteroate synthase, which produces MRDELVIEGDGFHWDCSKRTRIMGVLNVTPDSFYDGGRHAGPDAAVRHGQRLADEGADIIDVGGESTRPGAEPVDADEELRRVIPVIERLKDRIAQPVSIDTRKAEVARRAIRAGARMVNDVSGMTADPEMVEVVSSTGIPAVIMHTAGAPADMQRNPGYEDTVGEIVAWLGARIEYAAEHGVRRSQIVIDPGIGFGKRLSDNLLLIRSLASFRKLKRPILIGPSRKSFIGRVLDAEKSDRLEGTAAAVALSVANGASIIRVHDVREMARVVRMTDAICRARQE; this is translated from the coding sequence GTGCGTGATGAACTGGTCATCGAGGGCGATGGGTTCCACTGGGATTGCTCGAAGCGCACCCGGATCATGGGCGTCCTGAACGTAACGCCGGATTCCTTCTACGACGGCGGCCGGCACGCGGGTCCCGATGCCGCGGTACGGCATGGCCAGCGACTCGCCGACGAAGGCGCGGACATCATCGACGTCGGAGGCGAATCCACCCGGCCGGGCGCGGAACCGGTCGACGCGGATGAGGAACTAAGGCGGGTCATCCCCGTTATTGAAAGGTTGAAGGACCGGATCGCGCAGCCGGTGTCCATCGACACCCGGAAAGCCGAAGTCGCCCGCAGGGCCATACGCGCGGGGGCCCGGATGGTGAACGACGTCAGCGGCATGACCGCCGATCCGGAAATGGTCGAAGTCGTTTCCTCCACCGGGATCCCCGCGGTGATCATGCACACGGCGGGTGCCCCGGCCGACATGCAGCGGAATCCCGGCTACGAAGATACGGTGGGCGAGATCGTAGCGTGGCTGGGAGCACGCATCGAATACGCCGCAGAGCACGGCGTCCGAAGATCGCAGATCGTCATCGATCCGGGGATTGGTTTCGGCAAACGGCTCAGCGACAACCTGCTCCTGATCCGGTCCCTGGCGTCCTTTCGAAAACTGAAACGCCCCATTCTGATCGGTCCGTCGAGGAAATCATTCATCGGCCGCGTGCTCGACGCTGAAAAAAGCGACCGGCTGGAGGGTACGGCGGCGGCCGTGGCGCTGAGCGTCGCCAACGGCGCCAGCATCATACGGGTGCACGACGTCAGGGAAATGGCTCGCGTGGTCCGCATGACCGACGCGATCTGCAGGGCGCGGCAGGAATAG